The genomic window CTGCGTGACCTGGCCGGCAGCCAGCTCGAACGCTGGCTGGAGAAAAGCACCGCCACCCGCGGCAAAAGCCTGCTGTTCGGCCTGGTCGGCACCTTCCTGCTGCAATCCTCCACCCTGGTTTCCCTGCTCACCATCGCCTTCATCAGCACCGGGCTGATCCAGTTGGCGGGCGGCATCGCCATCCTGTTCGGCGCCAACCTGGGCGCCACCAGCGGCATCTGGCTGCTGGCGCTGGCCGGGCAGAATCTCAGCCTCAGCCCGTTGGCGCTGCCGCTACTCGTGTTCGGCGTGCTGATGGGCTTCAACGGCCCCAAGAGCAAGGCTGCCGGGCGCATCCTGCTGGGCATCGCCTTCATCTTCCTGGGCATCGACCAGATCAAGGAGGGCTTCGGCAGCTTCGGCGACGCCATGGACATGAGCGAGCTGCGCTATGACGGCATGCTCGGCGCGTTGCTCTTCGTCACCTTCGGCATCCTCATCACCGTGGTGCTGCAGTCCAGCCACGCGACCCTGATGCTGACCCTCGCGGCCCTCGCCGGCGGCCAGCTGGAGCTGGGCCAGAGCCTGGCGATCGCCATCGGCTCCAACGTCGGCAGCAGCGTGACCACGGCGTTCGTCGGCTCCCTGGGCGGCAACCGCAGCGGGCAGCGCTTGGCTCTCGCGCACGTGTTGTTCAACGTGGTGACGGGCGTGCTGGCGTTCTTCCTGCTCGCGCCGCTGACCTGGCTGGTGCACTGGCTGGTGACGCCGTTGGGGCTGGCGGACAACCCGATGATCCAGCTGGCGCTGTTCCACACCCTGTTCAATGGCATGGGCGTGGCGCTGTTCTGGCCGCTGCAGGGCGCGCTGGCCAATGCACTGGTGCGCTGGCTGCCGGAAGTGGAAGAGCCGGCCGTGCTGATCACCGACATGGCGCCGGCCTTGCCGGTCATCGAGCGCACCCATGCGCGCTACCTCAACGAGCGCGCGCTGGACTCCGCCGATGCCGCCGCCAGCGCGGTGTTGCAGGAACTGCGGCACCTGGCGCGGCTGAGCATCGAGGTGATCTGCCACGCGCTGTACCTGCCGGTGGACATGCTCACCCAGGCACGCATCGACGAAGGCGAGCTGCACGCCGCGCCGGACCGCCATGCGCTGGGCGCCGAGGTGCTTTACCAGCGCCATATCAAGGGCGTCTACGGTGACCTGCTGAGCTTCATGAGCCGCCTGGAAGTGCCCCTGGACGAGGAGCACCAGCGCTTCTGGCTGTCGTGCCAG from Pseudomonas sp. GCEP-101 includes these protein-coding regions:
- a CDS encoding Na/Pi cotransporter family protein produces the protein MNLTALKKHLRPLLLLLVALVLGYTFWSSAGLLQLGAGLALFLFGMQCLEEGLRDLAGSQLERWLEKSTATRGKSLLFGLVGTFLLQSSTLVSLLTIAFISTGLIQLAGGIAILFGANLGATSGIWLLALAGQNLSLSPLALPLLVFGVLMGFNGPKSKAAGRILLGIAFIFLGIDQIKEGFGSFGDAMDMSELRYDGMLGALLFVTFGILITVVLQSSHATLMLTLAALAGGQLELGQSLAIAIGSNVGSSVTTAFVGSLGGNRSGQRLALAHVLFNVVTGVLAFFLLAPLTWLVHWLVTPLGLADNPMIQLALFHTLFNGMGVALFWPLQGALANALVRWLPEVEEPAVLITDMAPALPVIERTHARYLNERALDSADAAASAVLQELRHLARLSIEVICHALYLPVDMLTQARIDEGELHAAPDRHALGAEVLYQRHIKGVYGDLLSFMSRLEVPLDEEHQRFWLSCQVAALQLVDAVKDAKHLQKNLGQALHGEPSGLRDTYVELRRHLIAMLREVRALGSLLGGDLPEEALVARLQLLDESAAAFDAAFRQRLFAAVRRQELDGLQMSSLMNDLGYVSRIIQSLRNVLQLGTEHGLFDAPGDDAPALILS